A region of Nocardioides sp. JS614 DNA encodes the following proteins:
- a CDS encoding prepilin-type N-terminal cleavage/methylation domain-containing protein, with amino-acid sequence MQKSLKEKDQGFTLIELLVVIVIIGILAAIAIPVFLNQRQKGVDSSIKSDLKNAATVAATITTDSPTSTVAFDKLALETAGWKHDANTQFTISGTPAAGNFCISGYNAGATANAAGTEWKYLEASGGLQSAKGAGC; translated from the coding sequence ATGCAGAAGTCCCTGAAGGAGAAGGACCAGGGCTTCACCCTGATCGAGCTCCTCGTCGTCATCGTGATCATCGGCATCCTGGCCGCGATCGCCATCCCCGTGTTCCTCAACCAGCGCCAGAAGGGTGTCGACTCCAGCATCAAGTCGGACCTGAAGAACGCCGCAACCGTCGCCGCGACCATCACCACGGACTCGCCGACCAGCACGGTCGCGTTCGACAAGCTCGCACTGGAGACCGCGGGTTGGAAGCACGACGCCAACACCCAGTTCACGATCTCCGGGACGCCGGCAGCGGGCAACTTCTGCATCTCCGGCTACAACGCCGGCGCCACGGCGAACGCCGCAGGCACGGAGTGGAAGTACCTCGAGGCCTCCGGTGGCCTCCAGAGCGCGAAGGGTGCCGGCTGCTGA
- a CDS encoding GspH/FimT family pseudopilin → MSQPDRDSGFTLIEVIVVVALLGALMAISVGGYDRWSRASEQSGTARELQTLLRSTHQRAITEGTAMCVLFDTANDEYAVHRGTCATPGTQVDGPYRTDGAQVHLVSPTFTGSGGPGVTFYSRGTATSGSVQVTRTGSAKVYTLHVEQLTGRVSIS, encoded by the coding sequence GTGTCGCAGCCTGACCGGGACAGCGGGTTCACGCTGATCGAGGTGATCGTCGTCGTGGCGCTCCTCGGTGCCCTGATGGCGATCTCGGTGGGTGGCTACGACCGCTGGTCCCGGGCCAGCGAGCAGTCCGGCACCGCTCGCGAGCTGCAGACCCTGCTCCGCTCGACCCACCAGCGTGCGATCACCGAGGGCACCGCGATGTGCGTGCTGTTCGACACCGCCAACGACGAGTACGCCGTGCACCGCGGCACCTGCGCCACCCCCGGCACGCAGGTCGACGGACCGTACCGGACCGACGGCGCCCAGGTGCACCTCGTCTCCCCGACCTTCACCGGCTCCGGCGGACCCGGCGTCACGTTCTACTCCCGCGGGACCGCCACGAGCGGGAGCGTCCAGGTGACCCGGACCGGCTCCGCGAAGGTCTACACCCTCCACGTCGAACAGCTGACCGGCCGTGTCTCGATCAGCTGA
- a CDS encoding type II secretion system protein has product MSRSADRRRDDGFTLIEIIVALGVIMTVMAAVLPQLLVGIRSGETSRLVTQTKGVAQGQLERMRNLPYHVAPEAGDYRDVLDYYFRNLTTPGPITCTDPDGLAMPTTAWTGYVPADGARCSYEPQSGEMYRYVVPHPATGTDPLAGFQVVVDTQFLSAPKSDGSSDVLAPPSGYNTQSAGHDSPVSSQIGVTVTVLYDRQGITRPVTTYSQIADQPVAARRIDLSASAAAVDIGSITPTNGAESLQAGLLSLSGALTFASTANASLTAASAGLATGEQGAGASTTVAAPSAVGILPAAAGGIDGTCGLACWGASQVDLGAVTATDGLPNVGSAANPMQARLTDLTNLGLSFESGAAADYRTGLGLSRPLVRLDAGATATNSGVSATCAPSGTGAPALVRSSGFLRTTPMTDATPTAEACAVSSASTISLFPTSFAPDGVLQVELVRATARCVVSGAGHVAQPPTFDYRVVVRRHVPGTEAAPAGGYDDVLAITPSLTADDLAAIDPASFDVGGGHTLADYVASWSALVPGTVETTAANGLSAVTLSGVLKLTSQPMRVLPDSTVDPASAVSLTLGQVGCSALDAR; this is encoded by the coding sequence GTGTCTCGATCAGCTGACCGCCGCCGCGATGACGGGTTCACCCTCATCGAGATCATCGTCGCGCTCGGCGTGATCATGACGGTGATGGCCGCCGTGCTGCCCCAGCTGCTGGTCGGCATCAGGTCCGGCGAGACCTCCCGACTGGTGACCCAGACCAAGGGCGTCGCCCAGGGCCAGCTCGAGCGGATGCGCAACCTGCCGTATCACGTCGCCCCCGAGGCCGGCGACTACCGCGACGTGCTCGACTACTACTTCCGCAACCTCACCACCCCCGGACCGATCACCTGCACCGACCCGGACGGGCTCGCGATGCCGACGACCGCGTGGACCGGCTACGTCCCCGCCGACGGCGCCCGCTGCTCCTATGAGCCGCAGTCCGGGGAGATGTACCGCTACGTGGTCCCGCACCCGGCCACCGGGACCGATCCGCTCGCGGGCTTCCAGGTCGTCGTCGACACCCAGTTCCTCTCGGCGCCGAAGTCCGACGGGAGCTCCGACGTGCTCGCGCCGCCCTCGGGCTACAACACCCAGAGCGCGGGGCACGACAGCCCGGTCTCCTCCCAGATCGGCGTCACCGTGACCGTCCTCTACGACCGGCAGGGCATCACCCGGCCGGTCACGACGTACTCCCAGATCGCCGACCAGCCGGTCGCGGCCAGGCGGATCGACCTCAGCGCGTCCGCGGCCGCGGTCGACATCGGCTCGATCACGCCGACGAACGGCGCCGAGTCACTGCAGGCCGGGCTGCTCAGCCTCTCCGGTGCGCTGACCTTCGCGAGCACGGCCAACGCCAGCCTGACGGCGGCGTCCGCCGGGCTCGCGACCGGGGAACAGGGGGCAGGCGCCTCGACGACCGTCGCGGCGCCCTCCGCCGTGGGCATCCTGCCCGCCGCTGCCGGCGGGATCGACGGGACCTGCGGGCTCGCGTGCTGGGGCGCCAGCCAGGTCGACCTCGGCGCCGTGACCGCGACCGACGGGCTCCCGAACGTCGGCTCGGCCGCCAACCCGATGCAGGCCCGGCTCACCGACCTGACCAACCTGGGACTCTCCTTCGAGAGCGGCGCTGCCGCGGACTACCGGACCGGGCTGGGCCTCAGCCGTCCGCTGGTCCGTCTCGACGCCGGCGCCACGGCCACGAACAGCGGGGTCAGCGCGACCTGCGCGCCCTCCGGCACCGGGGCACCGGCCCTGGTCCGGTCCTCGGGCTTCCTGCGCACGACCCCGATGACCGACGCCACCCCCACCGCCGAGGCCTGTGCGGTGAGCTCGGCGAGCACGATCTCCCTGTTCCCGACCTCGTTCGCTCCCGACGGAGTGCTCCAGGTGGAGCTGGTCCGCGCCACCGCCCGCTGCGTGGTCAGCGGCGCCGGCCACGTGGCGCAGCCGCCGACGTTCGACTACCGGGTCGTCGTACGCCGGCACGTCCCCGGCACCGAGGCCGCGCCGGCCGGAGGCTACGACGACGTGCTTGCGATCACCCCCTCGCTCACCGCCGACGACCTGGCAGCGATCGACCCGGCGTCCTTCGACGTCGGCGGCGGCCACACCCTGGCCGACTACGTCGCGTCCTGGTCGGCGCTGGTGCCGGGCACCGTCGAGACGACCGCCGCGAACGGGCTGTCCGCGGTGACGCTGTCCGGGGTCCTCAAGCTCACCAGCCAGCCGATGCGGGTGCTGCCCGACAGCACCGTCGACCCGGCCTCGGCCGTCTCGCTCACCCTCGGCCAGGTCGGCTGCTCGGCCCTGGACGCGCGATGA
- a CDS encoding PilW family protein translates to MRWLRRPRADSGVTLIEVLVSMGLFALIGSLLLGLALSTDSVTASTRTRAGVTEETRTAMERLTRELRQSAGIEAVTLPGPTSSMALTFWTDFDGDGVRDTAAADPEVLTYCWSPATLQLTLGATTDCDTARPVLAATVASVELELDSSEWAYDANGDGTTTWLELDQKGAPVGNQNNQPDGTELLHIDLVGVTITVRDGSGEQTYHTQIDLRNRS, encoded by the coding sequence ATGAGGTGGCTGCGCCGCCCGCGGGCCGACAGCGGGGTCACGCTCATCGAGGTGCTGGTCAGCATGGGCCTGTTCGCCCTGATCGGCTCGCTGCTCCTGGGCCTGGCGCTGTCGACCGACTCGGTCACCGCGAGCACCCGCACCCGAGCCGGCGTCACCGAGGAGACCCGGACCGCCATGGAGCGGCTGACCCGCGAGCTGCGGCAGTCGGCCGGGATCGAGGCCGTCACCCTCCCGGGGCCGACCTCCTCGATGGCGCTGACGTTCTGGACCGACTTCGACGGCGACGGCGTCCGCGACACCGCGGCCGCCGACCCCGAGGTGCTGACCTACTGCTGGTCACCGGCCACGCTCCAGCTCACCCTGGGCGCCACGACCGACTGCGACACCGCCCGGCCGGTGCTCGCGGCGACGGTCGCCTCGGTGGAGCTGGAGCTGGACAGCAGCGAGTGGGCGTACGACGCGAACGGCGACGGCACCACCACCTGGCTCGAGCTCGACCAGAAGGGCGCGCCGGTCGGCAACCAGAACAACCAGCCCGACGGGACCGAGCTGCTCCACATCGACCTGGTCGGCGTGACCATCACGGTCCGCGACGGCAGCGGCGAGCAGACCTACCACACCCAGATCGACCTCCGGAACAGGAGCTGA
- a CDS encoding pilus assembly PilX family protein, translating into MTRTPPTTSRPGTRRRDDRGSAMILTMMALVLITGLASTVAVLTIDNLRSSWRAQQAGSAVNAADAGVAQAMTYLRSAGVRPLRCSPGCTGNSWGNKDAPTTVSLPGGAGESYRVWIEAVSPYPANDPGLYRIHSTGGAAGSASRTVLADVSVTTTEVPRGIFAHTISGGGSASVTRQSVFSTGCVWERDKIAMVPGQIDVAYGIPIGVHTSDYITTAHGSGQHCSETQGGLIHATGTGNNVTSAPCSTAYPYDQDRAGGSLIGTPCESVQTSYPKYYGPQNLDAGPEADVAGSFVKDDATLARLFNLKDPALSPTQLDQLRSVARAQGNYWTSSTVWSSPDEENAVMFFDLTKGSDLGGTVDLNKISDTAFGREANLADTDPRCTSRSLVIVVDGGNVKVNSNQRLFASLFLTSAAPYGQVVKANGTADFIGTIYADKVNLVGNFDASMDTCFLANTSPALLDFRAGSYREDDRGLS; encoded by the coding sequence GTGACGCGCACCCCCCCGACGACGTCCCGACCCGGGACCCGGCGCCGCGACGACCGCGGCTCGGCGATGATCCTGACGATGATGGCGCTCGTGCTGATCACGGGGCTCGCCTCGACCGTGGCCGTGCTCACCATCGACAACCTGCGCTCGTCGTGGCGGGCCCAGCAGGCCGGGTCCGCGGTCAACGCCGCGGACGCGGGCGTCGCGCAGGCGATGACCTACCTGCGCAGCGCCGGGGTGCGCCCGCTGCGCTGCTCGCCGGGCTGCACCGGCAACTCCTGGGGCAACAAGGACGCCCCGACGACGGTCTCGCTGCCCGGCGGCGCGGGCGAGTCCTACCGGGTGTGGATCGAGGCGGTCTCGCCGTACCCGGCCAACGACCCGGGCCTGTACCGGATCCACTCGACCGGCGGCGCGGCCGGATCCGCCTCGCGCACCGTGCTCGCGGACGTCAGCGTCACCACGACCGAGGTGCCGCGCGGCATCTTCGCCCACACGATCAGCGGCGGCGGCTCGGCGAGCGTCACCCGGCAGAGCGTGTTCTCGACCGGCTGCGTCTGGGAGCGCGACAAGATCGCGATGGTGCCGGGCCAGATCGACGTCGCGTACGGCATCCCGATCGGCGTGCACACCTCCGACTACATCACCACCGCCCACGGCTCGGGCCAGCACTGCTCCGAGACGCAGGGGGGCCTGATCCACGCGACCGGCACCGGCAACAACGTCACCTCGGCCCCGTGCAGCACGGCGTACCCCTATGACCAGGACCGGGCGGGCGGCAGCCTCATCGGCACCCCGTGCGAGTCCGTGCAGACCAGCTACCCCAAGTACTACGGGCCGCAGAATCTCGACGCCGGGCCGGAGGCCGACGTCGCCGGGTCCTTCGTCAAGGACGACGCCACCCTCGCCCGGCTGTTCAACCTCAAGGACCCCGCCCTCAGCCCGACCCAGCTCGACCAGCTGCGCAGCGTCGCGCGGGCCCAGGGGAACTACTGGACCAGCTCGACCGTGTGGTCCAGCCCGGACGAGGAGAACGCCGTCATGTTCTTCGACCTCACGAAGGGCTCGGACCTCGGCGGCACCGTCGACCTGAACAAGATCAGCGACACCGCGTTCGGTCGGGAGGCCAACCTGGCCGACACCGACCCCCGGTGCACCTCGCGCTCGCTGGTGATCGTGGTCGACGGAGGCAACGTGAAGGTCAACTCCAACCAGCGGCTGTTCGCCTCGCTCTTCCTCACCTCCGCCGCGCCCTACGGTCAGGTCGTGAAGGCCAACGGCACCGCGGACTTCATCGGCACGATCTACGCCGACAAGGTCAACCTGGTCGGCAACTTCGACGCCTCGATGGACACCTGCTTCCTCGCCAACACCAGCCCCGCCCTGCTCGACTTCCGGGCCGGCTCCTACCGCGAGGACGACCGCGGGCTCTCCTGA
- a CDS encoding type IV pilus twitching motility protein PilT, which translates to MNDAPTNGFGLPLAARRPTAPADPSAPAPAPVAVPVAAPVAVPAPVVAPVAAAAVVPPAAPAPAGSANLSLDDLLIHVLRVGASDLHLTTGAPPTVRLRGEMEAIEGYPTLDGEQLRRTLYGVMTERQRKVFEEELELDFAYAVPGHARFRVNVFQQREHLGAVMRMIPWEIVPLEDLGMPEAVAGFSDLKRGLVLVTGPTGSGKSTTLAAIIDRINRTRRGHIVTIEDPIEFLHEHRGCLVNQREVGSDTHGFRDALKHVLRQDPDVILVGELRDLDTISVALTAAETGHLVFATLHTQSAQDTITRVVDVFPAEQQQQVRTQLAATLQGVVCQTLVKTADDQGRAAAVEVMVCNSGIRAMIRDDKLQQIQGALQAGARDGMQTLNAHLAALVKAGRITYAAGLEHSSNRADYDTLVASDVKRAPAGWQ; encoded by the coding sequence TTGAACGACGCACCGACGAACGGCTTCGGCCTGCCGCTGGCCGCTCGGCGCCCGACCGCGCCCGCGGACCCGTCGGCCCCTGCCCCCGCGCCGGTGGCCGTCCCGGTCGCCGCTCCCGTGGCCGTCCCGGCGCCGGTCGTCGCCCCGGTGGCCGCGGCCGCCGTCGTACCTCCCGCCGCTCCCGCGCCCGCCGGATCGGCCAACCTGAGCCTCGACGACCTGCTCATCCACGTGCTGCGGGTGGGGGCCTCCGACCTGCACCTGACCACCGGCGCGCCGCCGACCGTGCGGCTGCGCGGCGAGATGGAGGCCATCGAGGGCTACCCCACGCTGGACGGCGAGCAGCTGCGGCGCACGCTGTACGGCGTGATGACCGAGCGGCAGCGCAAGGTCTTCGAGGAGGAGCTCGAGCTCGACTTCGCGTACGCCGTGCCGGGCCACGCCCGGTTCCGTGTCAACGTCTTCCAGCAGCGCGAGCACCTCGGCGCCGTGATGCGGATGATCCCCTGGGAGATCGTCCCGCTCGAGGACCTGGGCATGCCCGAGGCGGTCGCCGGCTTCAGCGACCTCAAGCGCGGCCTGGTGCTGGTCACCGGCCCCACCGGGTCCGGCAAGTCGACGACCCTGGCCGCGATCATCGACCGGATCAACCGGACCCGCCGCGGTCACATCGTGACCATCGAGGACCCGATCGAGTTCCTGCACGAGCACCGCGGCTGCCTGGTCAACCAGCGCGAGGTCGGCTCCGACACCCACGGGTTCCGCGACGCCCTCAAGCACGTGCTGCGTCAGGACCCCGACGTGATCCTGGTCGGCGAGCTCCGCGACCTGGACACGATCTCGGTGGCGCTGACCGCCGCCGAGACCGGCCACCTGGTGTTCGCGACGCTGCACACGCAGTCCGCGCAGGACACCATCACCCGCGTCGTCGACGTGTTCCCCGCCGAGCAGCAGCAGCAGGTCCGCACCCAGCTCGCCGCGACGCTCCAGGGCGTCGTGTGCCAGACCCTCGTCAAGACCGCCGACGACCAGGGCCGCGCCGCCGCCGTCGAGGTGATGGTCTGCAACTCCGGCATCCGGGCGATGATCCGCGACGACAAGCTGCAGCAGATCCAGGGCGCGCTCCAAGCGGGCGCGCGGGACGGCATGCAGACCCTCAACGCCCACCTCGCCGCGCTGGTGAAGGCCGGCCGGATCACGTACGCCGCGGGCCTCGAGCACAGCTCGAACCGCGCCGACTACGACACGCTCGTCGCCTCCGACGTCAAGCGCGCCCCGGCCGGGTGGCAGTAG
- a CDS encoding type II secretion system F family protein has product MASTTTQYAYKVRDAQGRFTEGKVEAASEAAVADKLRAMGYVPLQVRPANVGMQREIKLGFKKRIKPRDLAVFARQFATMIDAGLTMLRALSIMAEQVENPELRKVLRAVKQDVEAGHSLSSAFGKWPRVFPPLMISMAKAGEAGGFLDTAMRQIADNFEAEVKLRSKIKAALTYPTVVFFLAIIMCIALLIFVVPVFEKMFKDLGGELPLPTKILVMLSAAMKYVVPLGAVLTGALVWWWRRYGRTERVRNVVDPLKLKLPVFGNLFRKLALARFARNFSTLLSAGVPILQALDIVSDTTGSVVIGRALAEVKESVRQGESVAGPLSHHDVFPPMVVQMIASGEESGAIDAMLAKIAEFYDAEVESMTEGLTALIEPLMIAFLGGLVGSMIVALYMPMFKIYDMIG; this is encoded by the coding sequence GTGGCCAGCACGACGACGCAGTACGCCTACAAGGTCCGCGACGCCCAGGGCCGGTTCACCGAGGGCAAGGTGGAGGCCGCCTCGGAGGCGGCTGTCGCCGACAAGCTGCGCGCGATGGGCTACGTCCCGCTCCAGGTGCGGCCCGCCAACGTCGGCATGCAGCGCGAGATCAAGCTCGGCTTCAAGAAGCGGATCAAGCCGCGCGACCTCGCGGTCTTCGCCCGCCAGTTCGCCACCATGATCGACGCCGGCCTGACCATGCTGCGGGCGCTCTCGATCATGGCCGAGCAGGTCGAGAACCCCGAGCTGCGCAAGGTGCTGCGGGCGGTCAAGCAGGACGTCGAGGCCGGGCACAGCCTGTCGTCGGCCTTCGGCAAGTGGCCGCGCGTCTTCCCGCCGCTCATGATCAGCATGGCCAAGGCCGGCGAGGCGGGCGGCTTCCTCGACACCGCGATGCGCCAGATCGCCGACAACTTCGAGGCCGAGGTCAAGCTGCGCAGCAAGATCAAGGCCGCGCTGACCTACCCGACCGTGGTGTTCTTCCTGGCGATCATCATGTGCATCGCGCTGCTGATCTTCGTGGTCCCGGTCTTCGAGAAGATGTTCAAGGACCTCGGCGGCGAGCTGCCGCTGCCGACCAAGATCCTGGTGATGCTCTCGGCGGCGATGAAGTACGTCGTACCCCTCGGCGCGGTGCTCACCGGTGCCCTCGTCTGGTGGTGGCGCCGCTACGGCCGCACCGAGCGGGTCCGCAACGTCGTCGACCCGCTCAAGCTCAAGCTGCCGGTCTTCGGCAACCTGTTCCGCAAGCTCGCTCTGGCCCGGTTCGCCCGCAACTTCAGCACCCTGCTCTCGGCCGGCGTCCCGATCCTCCAGGCGCTCGACATCGTCTCCGACACGACCGGCTCGGTGGTGATCGGCCGCGCCCTGGCCGAGGTCAAGGAGTCGGTGCGCCAGGGCGAGTCGGTGGCGGGTCCGCTGAGCCACCACGACGTGTTCCCGCCGATGGTCGTGCAGATGATCGCCTCCGGCGAGGAGTCCGGCGCCATCGACGCGATGCTCGCGAAGATCGCCGAGTTCTACGACGCCGAGGTCGAGTCGATGACCGAGGGCCTGACCGCCCTGATCGAGCCGCTGATGATCGCGTTCCTCGGCGGCCTCGTCGGGTCGATGATCGTCGCGCTGTACATGCCGATGTTCAAGATCTACGACATGATCGGATGA
- a CDS encoding GspE/PulE family protein: protein MTVRAQTSGDTVRALVEGGWITRDQLSEAGRLADERSQTVLEVLLESGWVDRTTVVRTAAASAGLEYVELTDFIVDMAAVSLLPAEFARRTGVLPLVHEDGELLVAVSVRQAGDIELKDDLSRLTRSRVRFAIAGRSDIDARINQVYRAEGELTDITSDLAPEDEVDDLSTLTEVSDEAPVVRFVNLLINQAINDRASDIHIEPTERDMRVRYRIDGVLHDAHRSPKSIQNGVISRLKIMAEMNIAERRVPQDGRMSVTHQGRRIDLRVATLPTVWGEKVVARILDTSNTQLGLDDLGFSNENYERYRASYTKPYGMILATGPTGSGKSTTLYATLNLLNRPDVNVITVEDPVEYRLPGINQVQTNAKAGLTFASALRSILRSDPDIVLIGEIRDHETAQIAVEAALTGHLVLSTLHTNDAPSAVTRLIEMGIEPFLVGSALDAVLAQRLCRSLCERCKQAYQPDPAELQRIGFPWAEGAEVPVLYRHVGCSSCSQTGYRGRMALHEVMTVSEEVSRLAVARASTDEVGRTAREQGMTTLKSDGWQKVLQGRTSIEEVLRVVA, encoded by the coding sequence ATGACGGTGCGCGCACAGACCTCCGGAGACACCGTGCGTGCCCTGGTCGAGGGCGGCTGGATCACCCGCGACCAGCTCAGCGAGGCGGGCCGGCTCGCGGACGAGCGGTCCCAGACCGTGCTCGAGGTGCTGCTCGAGAGCGGCTGGGTGGACCGCACCACGGTCGTGCGCACCGCAGCCGCCTCGGCCGGCCTGGAGTACGTCGAGCTCACCGACTTCATCGTCGACATGGCGGCCGTGAGCCTGCTGCCGGCGGAGTTCGCCCGCCGCACCGGCGTACTGCCGCTGGTCCACGAGGACGGCGAGCTGCTGGTGGCCGTGAGCGTGCGCCAGGCGGGCGACATCGAGCTCAAGGACGACCTGAGCCGGCTGACCCGCAGCCGGGTCCGCTTCGCGATCGCCGGCCGCAGCGACATCGACGCCCGGATCAACCAGGTCTACCGCGCCGAGGGCGAGCTCACCGACATCACCTCCGACCTGGCGCCCGAGGACGAGGTCGACGACCTCAGTACCCTCACCGAGGTCTCCGACGAGGCGCCGGTGGTCCGCTTCGTCAACCTGCTGATCAACCAGGCGATCAACGACCGCGCCTCGGACATCCACATCGAGCCGACCGAGCGGGACATGCGGGTCCGGTACCGGATCGACGGGGTGCTCCACGACGCCCACCGCTCCCCGAAGAGCATCCAGAACGGGGTGATCTCGCGCCTCAAGATCATGGCCGAGATGAACATCGCCGAGCGTCGGGTGCCGCAGGACGGCCGGATGTCGGTCACCCACCAGGGCCGGCGCATCGACCTCCGCGTCGCCACCCTCCCGACCGTGTGGGGCGAGAAGGTGGTCGCCCGGATCCTGGACACCTCCAACACCCAGCTCGGCCTCGACGACCTGGGGTTCAGCAACGAGAACTACGAGCGCTACCGGGCCTCGTACACCAAGCCCTACGGGATGATCCTGGCGACCGGGCCGACCGGGTCCGGCAAGTCGACGACGCTCTACGCGACGCTCAACCTGCTCAACCGGCCCGACGTCAACGTGATCACCGTCGAGGACCCGGTGGAGTACCGCCTGCCGGGGATCAACCAGGTCCAGACGAACGCGAAGGCGGGGCTGACCTTCGCCTCCGCGCTGCGCTCGATCCTGCGCTCGGACCCCGACATCGTGCTGATCGGCGAGATCCGCGACCACGAGACCGCCCAGATCGCGGTCGAGGCCGCGCTGACCGGCCACCTGGTGCTCTCGACGCTGCACACCAACGACGCGCCCTCGGCGGTGACCCGCCTGATCGAGATGGGCATCGAGCCGTTCCTGGTCGGGTCCGCGCTCGACGCCGTACTCGCGCAGCGGCTGTGTCGCTCGCTCTGCGAGCGCTGCAAGCAGGCCTACCAGCCGGATCCGGCGGAGCTGCAGCGGATCGGCTTCCCGTGGGCGGAGGGCGCGGAGGTGCCGGTGCTGTACCGGCACGTCGGCTGCTCCTCCTGCTCGCAGACCGGCTACCGCGGCCGGATGGCGCTGCACGAGGTGATGACGGTCAGCGAGGAGGTCTCGCGGCTCGCCGTCGCGCGCGCGTCGACCGACGAGGTCGGCCGCACCGCCCGGGAGCAGGGGATGACCACCTTGAAGTCGGACGGCTGGCAGAAGGTGCTGCAGGGCCGCACCTCCATCGAGGAGGTCCTCCGGGTCGTCGCCTGA
- a CDS encoding RsiG family protein, producing MSGTRRRPVVDAMASEQLAGLDLQGLRSYRHRLEAEEDRVSYWRRLVHARLDLLAAGSRSDHPLTVDDLVRILGDTGTGGSRRALVSVRAADPLPELPELSEMWVTEVDPHDSDQVADAVERLTEAERQLTTYRRALHERIDEATGELIVRYRENPAAALSIIPEG from the coding sequence ATGAGCGGCACCCGCCGCCGCCCGGTGGTCGACGCGATGGCGTCCGAGCAGCTCGCCGGGCTCGACCTGCAGGGCCTGCGCTCCTACCGCCACCGCCTCGAGGCCGAGGAGGACCGGGTGTCCTACTGGCGCCGGCTGGTGCACGCCCGGCTCGACCTGCTGGCGGCCGGGTCCCGCTCGGACCACCCGTTGACCGTCGACGACCTGGTGCGGATCCTCGGCGACACGGGCACCGGCGGCAGTCGCCGGGCGCTGGTGAGCGTCCGGGCGGCCGACCCGCTGCCGGAGCTGCCCGAGCTCAGCGAGATGTGGGTCACCGAGGTCGACCCGCACGACTCCGACCAGGTCGCGGACGCAGTCGAGCGGCTGACCGAGGCCGAGCGGCAGCTGACGACGTACCGCCGCGCCCTGCACGAGCGTATCGACGAGGCCACCGGCGAGCTGATCGTGCGCTACCGGGAGAACCCCGCCGCGGCGCTCTCGATCATCCCCGAGGGGTAG